Proteins from a single region of Trichoderma asperellum chromosome 3, complete sequence:
- a CDS encoding uncharacterized protein (BUSCO:EOG092D065A), with the protein MAAFTSGTNSTPDMEEQALSQHPLLDGRDGLPPIEDRSVLGYFVIKQEVSLDVNFRDRRIDGTTDIFIVTFTDKASEEILLDAAQCEIDTDNITVTEMREVQGEAIEGQKRKVAAEYRDPYQKLAHPKGWNWRADHHDLRRIRARSVFHSRRTDVPAENREFEGCTPVYGSLKVNLRGKGEQERPRLIIRKSTTNLDSLERPHKQFKITVPFTNKNPRDGLHFVGVDPLDNRFTHMYTRHSIQPGTACCIFPCVDDHGARCDWRISIKYPRTLGDALQQALATQKDGPSHNGVEKSQVDGHDLHFKLAEEDKLREMSVVCSGFLMEESIDPDDDHKKIMIFEPEKQVSVQKLGFAIGPFEHINLSSESRTEEDEVKLGMSALKIHAYCLPNRADWVRNTAAALTMAADFFTYTFAKYPFGNFKLCFLDDMVEDTTVLHSLAFISNRLLYPEDIIDPEIETTRKIVYTLTSQWIGINMIPNTRNDMWLVIGLAHYMTDLFMKKLCGNNDYRFRMKMLADKLVETDIGRPSLSDLGPSLHLGEFEMEFMALKAPIVFFILDKRLSKASGGHGLTRILQKQLTRAQIESSDKFLILDSEKFRATCEKAAKYRLESFWNQWIYGSGCPRFDVKAKFNKKRLCVELMLIQTQQQTIKKTELSKDEFLRAIKERRADLKTGETQPLFTGPMTVRIHEADGTPYEHILEIREDAARSTKFEIPYNTKYKRLKRTRRMKEKHNAGASMEIPENTDDALLYCLGDVLQSPEDLRDWELIEWDPETERKMDQESYEWIRVDADFEWACSMNRTLEPYMYVSQLQQDRDVVAQQDAMLYLSTGPLHPIASGFLVRTLVDRRYFHGIRTMAAKALTRQANIKDIPMLGLRQLMRAFRDMFCYDQTNQPLQNDFSDKRQYNVRCSIIRAISEVRDGTNYCPFEARQFILDQLLFNNNENNPYSDHHYIALLVEALATSLIPAQADEWFKRQVKIPTEEERRFLEEALEQIERVLRRDEWTHSYQNIWTIAGLDAKQRLMKAEVIPINYAEFGQYLLDGTNDLIRIKCFEALIDLGALMDPTVFTFLFYSLMTDRSPFVRDKLIQAVARGLAAIAFGEYSKAVKNEPAQDEADALLLIQDSAEEVAARKEKFARKENLDAALKALRKEMEETYNGDERHYSTAMRKALDHPSLGRTEIESLLDLAAMMFEEARSWVLTLNLPKGWRVERPVVQLSDRLMVNFKSYYKTKLKNSVPAPRTPVPEVKLPPPLPRSSSIKINTKVAQPPAPAPQPSQPARPVTISKPTPPADTIVAAPGVPRPLNGTSSLLKTGVKLESQSGLLAKRPRPEKGDQVSTPKRPKVEQQSSSSFDKITALPKKRRIVTLKTSNPKRLAVILGHTKTLSSIPSRTALPSAAPKEQPALGLAKDINALKPARKPLPSGEIVRKPLPMGGSSSSLSSLPGSQTTSKIFAKHRPPMPGPKAPSKSPSKSPSKSATPPVASQPAAAAAATSAPVPSARPKIKIIRKPQPTQASPAP; encoded by the exons atggctgcgttTACCAGCGGCACCAACTCAACGCCAGACATGGAAGAGCAGGCGTTATCGCAGCATCCCCTGCTAGACGGGCGAGATGGATTGCCCCCCATCGAAGACCGGTCGGTGCTCGGATATTTCGTTATCAAGCAGGAAGTCAGCCTTGACGTCAACTTTCGAGATCGACGCATCGACGGCACGACCGATATTTTCATAGTCACTTTTACGGACAAGGCTTCCGAAGAAATCCTTCTCGATGCTGCGCAGTGCGAAATCGATACGGACAACATTACGGTTACCGAAATGCGAGAGGTACAAGGAGAGGCTATTGAAGGCCAGAAGCGTAAGGTGGCTGCCGAATACCGCGATCCATATCAGAAGTTAGCGCACCCCAAAGGTTGGAACTGGCGAGCCGACCATCATGATCTTCGCCGTATCCGCGCTCGTTCAGTTTTCCATAGCCGCAGGACCGACGTGCCCGCCGAAAATAGAGAATTCGAGGGTTGTACGCCGGTTTACGGTTCGTTGAAGGTGAACCTTCGCGGCAAAGGCGAGCAAGAACGTCCGAGGTTAATCATAAGAAAATCGACAACAAATCTGGATAGCCTGGAAAGGCCTCATAAGCAATTCAAGATTACCGTGCCGTTTACAAACAAAAACCCGAGGGATGGCCTGCATTTCGTTGGCGTTGATCCGCTAGATAACAGGTTTACACACATGTATACTCGCCATTCGATCCAGCCAGGAACTGCGTGCTGCATTTTCCCTTGTGTCGACGACCATGGCGCTCGGTGTGATTGGAGGATATCCATCAAGTATCCCCGGACTCTTGGCGACGCCCTTCAACAGGCTCTTGCAACACAGAAGGATGGCCCATCCCACAACGGTGTCGAGAAATCTCAAGTTGACGGCCACGATCTTCACTTTAAGCtagcagaagaagataagCTGCGGGAAATGTCCGTGGTCTGCTCTGGTTTCTTAATGGAAGAGTCTATTGACCCCGATGACGACCACAAGAAGATCATGATATTTGAGCCAGAGAAGCAAGTCTCAGTACAAAAGCTTGGGTTTGCCATAGGCCCCTTTGAGCATATCAACCTCTCTTCAGAGTCCCGAactgaagaagacgaagtgAAGCTCGGGATGAGCGCACTAAAAATCCATGCCTACTGTTTACCCAACCGGGCAGATTGGGTTCGCAACACTGCCGCGGCGTTAACCATGGCTGCTGATTTCTTTACGTACACATTTGCCAAGTACCCCTTTGGCAATTTCAAGCTCTGTTTTCTCGACGACATGGTGGAGGACACAACAGTGTTGCATTCTCTGGCTTTTATAAGCAATCGACTCTTATACCCCGAAGACATCATCGACCCAGAAATTGAAACGACGAGGAAAATTGTTTACACTCTAACATCTCAATGGATAGGAATCAATATGATTCCAAATACGCGAAACGATATGTGGCTTGTGATTGGGCTAGCTCATTATATGACGGACCTTTTCATGAAAAAGCTCTGCGGCAACAATGATTATAGGTTTCGGATGAAGATGTTGGCGGATAAACTTGTCGAGACTGATATTGGCCGACCCTCTCTATCAGATCTTGGTCCTAGCCTCCACCTTGGCGAATTTGAGATGGAATTCATGGCCCTGAAAGCGCCAATCGTGTTCTTTATTCTTGACAAGCGGCTCAGCAAAGCGTCCGGTGGCCACGGATTGACTCGCATTCTTCAGAAACAGCTCACTAGGGCTCAGATTGAAAGCAGTGATAAATTTCTCATTCTTGACTCTGAAAAATTCAGAGCTACATGTGAGAAGGCTGCCAAATACCGCCTCGAAAGCTTTTGGAATCAATGGATTTATGGCTCAGGCTGTCCGAGGTTCGATGTCAAGGCCAAATTCAACAAGAAGCGGCTTTGCGTGGAATTGATGTTGATACAGACCCAGCAGCAAACCATCAAAAAGACCGAGCTCAGTAAAGATGAATTTTTGCGAGCTATCAAAGAGCGAAGGGCAGATCTTAAGACTGGTGAAACGCAGCCATTGTTTACTGGGCCAATGACTGTCCGGATCCATGAAGCTGATGGAACCCCTTACGAGCATATTCTAGAGATTCGAGAGGATGCTGCTCGCTCTACGAAATTCGAAATTCCTTATAATACAAAGTACAAGCGTTTAAAAAGAACGCGCCGCATGAAAGAGAAGCACAACGCAGGCGCAAGTATGGAGATACCTGAAAATACTGATGACGCTCTCCTCTACTGCCTCGGAGACGTCCTGCAAAGCCCAGAGGATCTTCGCGACTGGGAATTGATAGAGTGGGACCCGGAAACCGAACGGAAAATGGACCAAGAGTCTTACGAGTGGATTCGCGTTGACGCCGACTTTGAATGGGCGTGTAGTATGAACAGAACGCTTGAGCCGTATATGTACGTTTCCCAATTGCAGCAAGACCGGGACGTTGTCGCCCAGCAAGATGCGATGTTGTATCTGTCGACCGGTCCGCTTCATCCGATTGCCTCAGGATTCCTTGTACGAACACTTGTCGATCGTCGTTATTTCCACGGCATCCGGACTATGGCAGCGAAAGCGCTGACCAGGCAGGCCAATATCAAGGACATTCCAATGCTGGGACTCCGACAGTTGATGCGGGCTTTTCGCGATATGTTTTGCTATGACCAAACTAATCAGCCCCTTCAAAACGACTTCTCTGATAAGAGACAGTACAATGTCAGATGTTCAATTATTAGAGCCATCTCTGAGGTTAGAGATGGCACAAATTACTGTCCATTCGAGGCCCGGCAGTTCATCTTAGACCAACTGCTCTTTAATAACAACGAGAACAATCCATACTCTGATCACCATTACATAGCTCTGCTTGTTGAAGCGCTGGCTACGTCGCTTATTCCTGCCCAGGCAGACGAATGGTTTAAGCGGCAAGTCAAAATTCCTACCGAAGAGGAACGCCGGTTTCTTGAGGAGGCATTGGAGCAGATTGAACGAGTTCTTAGACGCGATGAATGGACACATTCCTACCAGAATATTTGGACCATCGCAGGTTTAGATGCGAAGCAGCGTCTCATGAAAGCAGAAGTGATACCCATCAATTACGCTGAGTTTGGCCAGTACCTGCTAGACGGAACAAATGATCTTATTCGTATCAAGTGTTTTGAAGCTCTCATCGATCTTGGGGCGCTGATGGACCCGACGGTTTTTACTTTCCTGTTCTACTCTCTGATGACCGATCGATCGCCCTTTGTTCGTGATAAACTTATTCAGGCTGTGGCCCGGGGGCTTGCTGCCATTGCATTCGGTGAATACTCAAAGGCCGTTAAGAATGAGCCTGCTCAGGATGAAGCGGATGCTTTGTTGCTTATCCAAGATAGCGCCGAGGAAGTTGCTGCCAGAAAGGAAAAGTTTGCTCGAAAGGAAAATCTGGACGCTGCGCTCAAAGCTCTGAgaaaagagatggaagagacatACAATGGTGATGAGAGGCATTACAGCACCGCCATGCGCAAAGCGCTGGACCATCCCAGCCTTGGACGGACTGAAATTGAATCGCTGCTTGATCTAGCGGCCATGATGTTTGAGGAGGCAAGAAGCTGGGTGCTTACGCTCAACTTGCCCAAGGGCTGGAGGGTGGAGCGTCCTGTGGTTCAGCTTTCGGACAGA CTTATGGTGAACTTTAAGTCTTATTATAAGACCAAGTTGAAGAATTCAGTGCCTGCACCGCGGACTCCTGTGCCTGAGGTCAAGCTACCTCCTCCTTTGCCAAGatcatcatccatcaagATTAATACAAAGGTCGCGCAGCcgccggcgccggcgccgcaGCCATCTCAGCCGGCACGACCTGTAACTATTTCCAAGCCAACACCTCCTGCAGATACTATAGTTGCGGCTCCAGGTGTCCCTCGGCCTTTGAATGGCACTAGCTCGCTTCTTAAAACTGGCGTTAAGCTAGAGTCTCAATCAGGGTTACTGGCCAAACGGCCTCGGCCAGAAAAGGGTGACCAAGTATCAACACCAAAGAGACCCAAGGTAGAACAACAGTCGTCGTCAAGTTTCGATAAGATCACTGCCCTTCCGAAAAAGCGGCGCATTGTCACTCTCAAAACATCCAATCCAAAGCGACTTGCTGTCATTCTTGGTCATACAAAAACTCTTTCTTCTATTCCTAGCAGGACGGCTTTACCTTCTGCGGCTCCTAAGGAACAGCCAGCCCTCGGATTGGCCAAGGACATCAATGCTCTAAAGCCTGCGCGAAAGCCGCTACCTTCTGGAGAAATAGTAAGGAAGCCTTTGCCAATGGGCGGCTCTTCTTCAAGTCTCTCGAGCCTTCCAGGTTCTCAGACAACTAGCAAGATCTTTGCGAAGCATCGTCCGCCAATGCCTGGGCCTAAGGCGCCTAGCAAGTCGCCTAGCAAATCTCCAAGTAAGTCGGCTACTCCGCCGGTGGCTAGTCAaccggcggcagcagcggcagcgaccTCGGCACCTGTTCCAAGTGCACGCCCCAAGATCAAGATTATCCGAAAGCCCCAGCCGACACAAGCTTCTCCTGCGCCATGA
- a CDS encoding uncharacterized protein (EggNog:ENOG41), translating to MTTSSLTSSFTTLTSSSTKSQQYMDSLVPPSQDQFERIARVQEGKEEEIRQRVKHQRHKSLQESKQSLRSSRSDEMSDAARIIQKTFRGYRARREMSGFTLDPSTRWITAIREAQFRETTRPRGRSFTGASQDTLSLGDIPDFHASTARSNWKKLSMVALRAGHDDEEEESDSDCSSGSASLPLHEREELRRLREEANAQRRKTALTLGLQYWLEIVDQKHRYGTNLRMYHEEWRKADTNENFFYWLDYGEGRYISLDTCPRERLERDQVRYLSREERQYYLATVDDQGRLCWAKNGEPIDTSQKYRDSIYGIVPVDDPAPPYRPMMEHPNPYADSASGMTSNASTSYLDSSHEQRRADRHVNPVPDQRDIKKIKQFSATTTLNKLLRKTVRDGTWIFVADTSFRLYIGIKQAGAFQHSSFLQGARISAGGLISIKDGKLSSLSPLSGHYRPPTSNFRAFVRSLKVEGVDVGHVTISKAYAVLLGLETYTKSRRVGKDLMHKMIHRKNKVIHPKEMKKKEEEEVDTSKSAQREREILEKEKQQAVVDKHTRVEETAVKAMEKLHLVPSAADEESRARAVTHL from the coding sequence ATGACTACCTCTAGCTTGACCTCTAGTTTCACGACCCTCACCTCATCCTCGACGAAATCACAGCAGTATATGGATTCGCTGGTACCGCCGTCCCAAGATCAGTTTGAGCGCATCGCTCGGGTGCAGGAGgggaaggaggaggaaattAGGCAAAGAGTCAAGCATCAGAGGCACAAGTCGCTTCAAGAAAGCAAGCAGAGTTTGCGGTCGAGCAGGAGCGATGAGATGAGCGATGCTGCACGCATTATTCAGAAAACGTTTCGCGGCTACCGAGCAAGGAGGGAGATGAGTGGATTCACCTTGGATCCGAGTACAAGATGGATAACTGCGATTCGGGAGGCACAGTTCCGCGAAACAACGCGACCTCGAGGTCGGTCGTTCACCGGCGCAAGTCAAGATACGTTGTCACTTGGAGACATACCCGATTTCCATGCATCAACCGCGCGATCAAActggaagaagctgagcATGGTTGCGCTGCGCGCCGGTcacgatgatgaggaggaagaatCCGATTCGGATTGCTCATCTGGGTCGGCGAGCCTACCACTgcatgaaagagaagagttgCGGCGACTTCGTGAAGAAGCTAATGCCCAACGACGAAAAACCGCTCTCACGTTGGGGCTGCAGTACTGGTTAGAAATCGTAGATCAGAAGCACCGATATGGTACAAACCTGCGCATGTATCACGAAGAATGGAGGAAAGCTGACACCAATGAAAATTTCTTCTATTGGCTCGACTATGGGGAAGGCCGGTATATATCGCTTGACACTTGCCCGCGAGAGCGACTCGAAAGGGATCAAGTGCGATACTTGTCGCGAGAAGAGCGCCAGTACTACTTGGCCACGGTCGACGACCAAGGCCGGCTATGCTGGGCCAAGAACGGAGAGCCCATCGACACGTCACAAAAATATAGAGACAGCATATATGGCATCGTCCCTGTAGACGACCCAGCACCACCGTACCGACCGATGATGGAGCATCCGAATCCCTACGCCGACTCAGCTAGCGGAATGACTTCCAATGCATCTACGTCATATCTTGATTCGAGTCATGAACAGCGTCGCGCAGACCGTCATGTCAATCCAGTGCCCGACCAACGAGATATCAAAAAGATAAAGCAGTTCTCTGCTACGACAACACTAAACAAACTGCTCCGTAAGACGGTCAGAGACGGTACTTGGATCTTCGTCGCCGACACCTCGTTCAGGCTTTACATAGGCATCAAACAGGCGGGTGCTTTTCAGCACTCATCGTTCCTTCAAGGGGCCCGAATATCCGCGGGAGGTCTCATTAGCATCAAGGATGGCAagctcagctctctctctccgctgAGTGGGCATTACCGCCCACCAACCTCCAATTTCCGTGCCTTTGTTCGGAGCCTCAAGGTTGAAGGTGTCGATGTGGGACATGTGACGATATCAAAGGCTTATGCCGTCCTCCTTGGCCTAGAGACATATACCAAGTCGCGACGTGTGGGCAAGGATCTTATGCACAAGATGATTCACCGGAAGAACAAAGTAATACACCCaaaggagatgaagaagaaggaggaggaggaagtaGATACCAGCAAGAGTGcgcagagagaaagggaaattctggaaaaggagaagcagcaggcgGTGGTTGATAAACACACACGTGTGGAAGAGACTGCAGTGAAggcgatggagaagctgcatCTTGTGCCTTCAGCAGCTGACGAAGAATCTCGGGCGAGGGCTGTCACACATCTTTAG
- a CDS encoding uncharacterized protein (EggNog:ENOG41): protein MASAVDTDQDNAQGDLTSQAGPSPLAESNATPPSSRTLSINTNLSPRGGRSQGESHHGGDNDEALHSALSATSSVTSPPPYWPHVNLHQRNISNMSTESFLPAGAIRLRDNDTSDDDRNSACWAKSVEITDYIFVNGSNTNIGAFIVWNIRVETLNGSFMNIRKRYSEFDDFRRKLTQSFPNFRAAVPELPPKSALFKFRPKFLEKRRAGLQYFLNCILLNPEFSGSPVLKDFLFA from the exons ATGGCTTCGGCTGTAGACACGGACCAGGACAATGCGCAAGGCGACCTGACGAGCCAGGCAGGGCCATCGCCACTTGCAGAGTCCAACGCAACACCGCCGTCAAGTCGCACCTTGAGCATAAACACCAATCTCTCCCCCAGAGGCGGCCGCTCCCAAGGCGAAAGCCATCATGGCGGCGACAACGACGAAGCGCTGCACAGCGCTCTCTCTGCTACGAGCTCGGTCACATCACCTCCTCCCTACTGGCCTCATGTCAATCTACACCAGCGAAACATCTCCAACATGTCAACCGAGTCTTTCCTACCAGCCGGGGCAATAAGGTTGCGCGACAACGACACGAGCGATGACGATAGGAATAGCGCATGCTGGGCGAAGAGCGTAGAGATTACCGACTACATATTTGTCAATGGCAGCAACACGAACATTGGCGCATTCATCGTCTGGAATATCCGAGTCGAAACGCTGAAT GGAAGCTTTATGAATATTCGGAAGCGCTACTCTGAATTTGACGACTTTCGACGAAAACTGACACAATCGTTTCCCAACTTCAGAGCGGCAGTCCCGGAACTCCCGCCCAAGAGCGCGTTATTCAAATTCCGTCCCAAGTTCCTGGAGAAGCGCCGGGCTGGCCTGCAATATTTTCTCAA CTGTATACTACTAAACCCAGAGTTCTCGGGTTCGCCTGTTCTCAAAGACTTCCTATTTGCGTAA